In Amphiprion ocellaris isolate individual 3 ecotype Okinawa chromosome 5, ASM2253959v1, whole genome shotgun sequence, the genomic stretch GTCATAAtaatagagttttttttttcatttggctCCATACCATCTACACTTCGTCCAGTATATCCACTTCCGCGAGTTGCTACACTAATAGTATGAATCTGACATAGTTAAGTATATAGATGAACAACTGGTCTATGTTGTTTGTAAATCAGGTTGTAATTtctacagacaaacaaaaaagtatattttgctgcatgtgtgtttaaatCTCTAAAAATAATTGGTAGGTAATCAATAAATATAGGTGCTTGTTTGGGaaactgcagttaatgtctttatTGCTGCATAATTGTTATATGCAACTCCgatacatttctaaaaaaaaaaataacatctgtaaacatctGGAAGCTCTATTTAACTAGTTATGATTATTGTACAGTTATTAGGAAGTATTTATTGTCAGTAGAGTTTTATAATGCATAGTTCTGAGAGCTTACCTTGGCAAAATAAGaaacaaggaaaatatttttaactcgGTCAGTCGATCCTCATCAGTTTGGGTGACTGCTGGcggacacacacactgaagaggaaatctggagacacacacacaaagagacacagacaccGACAAGCATTAAGGGCAGACAAGTCAGCATCAGGGTccttgttgttctgtttcttcatACAGTTAATTAGTGGAATGATTATAGACGCCGTCTAGAGGGTAACACTGTCCTCCCTAGGCCTTATCCTGGTAATATCTACCACAATGCAATAATCCAGTCATACATCACTATCTTACACCCCCTCTCCAGGCACACTGTAATAAATTTTAAAGACtttatcattattttgttgttgttttaactaATACAAGGCCCATTATAGCATATTTACATTAGTAGTCAATGACTTtattaacacaaacacatacaataAAAACTATTGTGTATGCAGCAATTTACATTGTTGAGATTGTTCAGACAATACATCGAGTTCTTCGTCAAAAGCTATTTCTGTAGCCTATCAAAGCCCACAACAAAATTAACTAACTTTAAAGTTGACTTTATTTCTTaaatttatgaaatatttttgactTGCTGTAATGAGTGTGATTCAACTGATTATCATTTGGAAATATGCTACAAGGACATCTGAATTTTGCAAACATTTCGTTGTACACTACATCTGCATGAAATATGCATTTACCATCTTTTTGGTAGGATCAGAAAGAAAATCTACATATTTCTTACACTACTATGCATAGAAAGACTGGTAGTAAGTGCAGCAAGTCAAGAAATTTTTAAGTCAACTTATTTTAAGCATTAACCCTCTATAGTAAGaacaggaaatgaaaaacagacacGGTGTAAATGCTGAAAGTTTTGTTGTGCATGGATGACTGCggtatgtaaaataataaatcatcaAGTGGAAGTTATATCCTGCCTTGTCATTTAGAAAATTCTCCTTAATTGCAATACACCTAAAAGCAAGCACTGATTATTATTGTCAGTAATTATACCCGTTGAGGTGCTACGCTTCTGAACATGTAAAAAAGTAGAATATTGACAAATACTGACAAACACTTTAAGTGTAAAGCAGTACAACTCATGCTTTAGCTTGTTGTAAAAGTCAGTgtagatatacactaccagtcaaaagtttggacacactttctcattcatttgaatgagaaagtgtgtccaaggttttgactggtagtgtacatcctTTGGGAACTGTGCTTAAAGGAAATCTGGAACTCTCAGCTTTTTAGTTAAAATGTCTATAAGGTAGTTGTTCTGCCTCGTCAAAGTCTCAGGTGTTCACTGGCAAACATACAAACATCTAGTCAAAAGTCCTCATTCAAAGACTGAAACATATACTGACACTGTCGCTAATAGCATTAATAACTGCTACTTTCTACTAATAAATGTATAGTGCAGCTTGTAATGTCTTAATGAAGCATTGCATAAACTGATCTGCTATTAACTATTATTACACAGAATACTATTATGAGGGCCATAAAACATCCTTTGAGGTGAAACCTTGCGCTCATAGCCCCTCTCTCTTTTTAGCATATTGTTTTTTCCTATTGAAAGTATGTCAAAATCCGATTTCTTAAAAAGTGCACCATTGAGGTGAAAGCAAGTAATATCAAGATTTGGcagttttttgtgatatttttgcaaTTGTATGTACATCTTATCACAGTGCTATTCTAATGAGAATCAGCTAAAGACCGAGAATCAGCTAAACTGAACTATCCCCCCTCTCTGTTACATTTCCCTATGCACTGAATATAACATTCACATTAGACTGAATGTAAAGTGTGCACTGTAACACTGTACTGCCAGACAGATTTCTATCTTGCAATTTAAGCAAACCAATACCTCAATCTGTACATGAATTAAATTGTTGCTTGGGCTCTAGGAAGCCAGTGTGTCAAGGGCCATGAATGGCAAAACATTGCATTATGTAATTATTCTAGAAACAAAGCACTTTGTGGGTGCAACTCTTGACAGCAAGCTAACAGCACCTAGCAGAGACCAACAGGAGCCAGCAGTGTTACTGACTAGCCTTGCTCCCACCTCTACTTGACACGTACAACAGTATCGTCATATTTTTTAgttcaaatatagaaaaaagtaaaaattaatgGGAAACACGACATTTGAAACAACGGCATATGTCAATGATAAGTGTTGTGTCATGAAACCAGGCTCCATCCAGTGTGGGTCTGTCACTGGTACAAACGTAACTAAACAGCAGTGGTGGCTAACTGTTACATTAGCCTGCTAGCTACAGCCTGTAGCCAGCCATGACTAGCGTTAGCGAGGAAGCAGGCAGAAGCCTGACAGCACAGCATAAGTCATTAGCCGTCGTCGCATATCGACAACAACTTCACTCTTACCAAGACTCTGGATGCTGTAGACTTGAACGTGACACCAGGCGGATATATATCAACTGGATGCACTGGGCGAAGGAGACAGAAGACGGTGGGGAAGAGCGAGTGCAGTGCTCAGCCTCTGTGGAGGTCTTCACCTGGTGCTTCCATGTCTGTTTACCAGACTGCATTCTGGGACAGAGACGTCACTGCGCCAGGACGCACGCACGCACCGAGGAGCAGCTTCTCCACCATCAAAGTACTCTGTGATCCTAAGTGCCATACATTGACATGAAAGTCTGGAGGTTTGTGTTGGGCAGAAAacgacaaacaaagaaaatatttctgtgtGAGATTTACTTGCAAcaccttaaagatttaaaaatgaatgaccCATGGGTTACAGGTGGGAATAAGTAGAGCACCTCATACTTATTTCTTCAGTGTGTTTTCTCTAGAATATATGATAAGGATATTATAGAGTGATTTAGGAAATTTTTTGACAATAGCTCTGAGGATTGTCGGTAGAcactgtgttttgctttaaGTTTTCGATAGGAATTAATATATTTATGTGGTAAAATTGCCAAATTCCAAGCCAGACGTTTGCATTTGGATattgaatttaaatgttaaagcaCTACCTTTGATAATAAATCAAAAGTATCAAAGCATATATTTAGGTTAATCATCATCTCAATTACGTGAATAATTAATATTGCTATAATTTTATTATGTCCTcggttttaaatttttttagtgtttacatttattttattctgtggggaaaacagaaaaaaggatgCTTACAGctggatgattttatttatttatttatttacagttagcTGTGGTGATAAAATAGCTTCACGAACATTGCAGAAAACAAGCAgctattacattttttaaaaaatcagttatGGGTGCTATTTCATGACTTTacctttaaatgttatttaaatgtcATCAATCCCATTAATAACacaaatgatttttaatttaattaaatttttaataaaactatCTTTAATGCTTTAGCAAGCATAAATTTAACCTGAAATCCATGGCAATAAAGCAAATTAAACTGTGAATTGTAACTGCGAAACCTGGTTTTAGCATTTAAGTTTATGATCTAAGCTGGCAGAATTTTcacatttgactcattttgtcctgtttctttATAAACTGAAAAGGACTCATCTtagaaatatcacaaaaagtTACCATATTGCAGGACttttcagagaaaaatgtttcatttttgaatttctttaatcTAATCTTGACATTTATTCATAGAACACAGACAAAATGTTAGTCGATTTGTTAggtttctatgtatatttttaaacaaaagcatAGATTTAGTTCTAAATTAATCATTATTATGTCTTATGtctataattaataatatgGTAGGGTTTTGTCTtacattttaattgttatttcaaTCTCCTTaattaaatacacacaaaaagtttcattttatatCAATTTTGTAGAGTTTAAATCATGAATACTTAAATCACTTGGGTAAATCAACACCATAAATAACATTGTAGGTTTTTTAATATCAATATTCAAACTTTTTTGGTTCATTGACAGCCCCACAGCCTCTTACTTTTGTGAAAGAGGCacttgtttgaaatgttttataaataaaGGTCACTTGACTGTACATGACAATTGAttgattatattatatattatattaaatgtcatGTTGCTGCTTGTGAGACTGTAAACTTTTCTTTATAGTCTAATGTAATTAAATCTATGTAATTTGCCAtactgttattgttgttttcttccattttaatttttaatattcttcgtgtaaatgtttaaaaacagatcGTCCAGTCAGCGACGTCTGTGTTCAGGGGCGGGGCTAAAAGGCTTTGTTCACTTCCTGCTGTTCAATAAAGTTTGTCTTGCCAATACACTCGTAGTACAAACATGGGGGCCGTAACAGATGGTGAGTTACTGTTTAATTCAATGTCTTTAGCTCTTTGAAAATAGCTATGAATATCAATGGTTGCCTTAGCGCTTACAGTATCAATATATACCCCAAAATACTTTATAAACGAACCAGTTTATACGTAAACGCGCTTCTTTTCCAATAAATAGTAGCCATGTTAGCTAGCTGCTTGTTAGCTCAGGGCTTCATGGGTTCACCTGATGTATCAATTCTCTCTTTTGTCCGTGTTCCAGACGAAGTTATACGCAAACGTCTTCTTATTGACGGCGACGGAGCTGGAGATGACCGAAAAATCAACGTGCTGCTAAAGAGTTTCACCAAATGGTGCAACTCGCCTGGGACCCCGGAGGAAGGGTAAGTGGGCTCTAGAGACCCCCAGCCTTGGACTGGAGTATTTCTGTAAAATTGCGGAGAAAACCTTATTGTCAGGCATAACAAGTGTTGTAATTGTGTTTAGATTTACGCAGTATCAGAGGATGCTGGGCACACTGGCTCAGTGTGAGTTTTCCATGGGGAAGACGTTGATGGTTTACGACATGAATCTTCGAGAAATGGAGAATTATGAGAAGATTTACAGTAATATAGGTAGGAACGAATTTTCAGGTCCTGGCATGTAATATTTACACATGCTCACAACTTATAATTTGTATATTTCAATATCTAATAGATATAGCAATTGTATTTTTATACTTTCTCCAACACTGCAGAACAAAACATCATGTCTGCGCACGAGAAGATAGCAgaatgcaaaaaagaaattcaGAGGGCAAAGAGGATACGAAAGAATCGCCAAGGTAAGAATATTTTTTGATTAGACCAAATACTGTATTCACAAGgatgttattttttcatctaaattggaaaatttatttttttaagagaatACAATGTTGCAGGGTcctaatatttaatttgtcaaatGTATTTGCATAATTGGAATTGTAGCCTTAATATTTCATTTAGTTGTGCAACTTAgatttttgttggattttagCCTTAATATTGCAGTCAGTTAAATTgcataattaaaaatgttatagtGTCTGAACCTTCAAAATTAATTTAGTCATGTAAGTGTTGGATTTTAAATAATGCTGTAAGGCTCttaatcttcatatttaatTTAAGCAAAtaagtttgtattttaaataatactgTTTGGTCTTAATCTTAATATTGAAGCTTGTTTGGTAGATGTCTAGCCCAAGTTTCATTCCTCTACTGGAAAGCACTTCAGCCATGTGAATAATCTAGATGTAGGATCTAGGAAACACCACAACAAACGGCGAAGAAAATAGGAAGCACAACGTTGTTATACTATATGTACCTGGAGTATCCGAAAAACTGAGGAGGGTTTTCTCCAAACATAGCATCCTGGTACACTTCAGACCCAGCAACACTCTTAGACAACGACTGCTTCACCCCAAGGATAAAACACCAACATACAAGCGGAGCAATGTTGTATATACAGTCCAGTGCTGCTTGTACATAGAAGAAACGCAACAGCAGCTTCACAAGCAGATGTCTCAATACAGGAGAACCAGCTCCTCAGGACAAGACTCAGCAGTTCACCTGCATCTGAATGATAAAGAAAATTCCTTTGAGGACAGCAATgtacacattttggacagaaaGGACAGATGGTGTAAGAGAGGTGTAAATGAAACCGTCTCTAAATAGAGGAGGGAGTTTGCGACTCCATTTATCAAGCACCTATAACACAGTGATGAGAACTCTCCCCAGAAAGTTTTGCAATCGTTAACATCTTATGTCACTCCTGACTTGGCAGATTCACATCCTTTGTTAACTGTCATGCCCCATCCCCATGATTGCTGTTGTTGCTTGTGGACTGCCTGGTTTCACAACAATTCACACCTTCAGGCACATTAGTCCTGGTCATTAATGGGTGATTAGCCATGTGACCTGAAATGCCTATTCTGTCACCCCCCATTAGAGCTAGAACAggtagaactgaagaagcctcttggttgagaggtgaaacgtcttcaagagcctacaagagaagtccagttgatttctactgaagctcctatgattaccatgacctggatgactgagaatctccaCAGACACAAATCTAGATGTGATTTCATTTGACTATTACTATAGGCTTGACTTCTGGATATTCCACTTTTGCGTAGTCTGTCAGAACACTGTAAACCACTGTATTTAAAAGTCTTATATGAAAAATTTTTTTCTAAGAGATAGACCGCTAGTAGTTTTATGTATcgttaggatttttttaaacacataagTCATTTTATTATCATAGGCAATAATGGtcatcaaaataatgtaaatatatattttttcttctttgcttccAGAGTACGATGCTTTAGCTAAAGTAATCCAGCAACACCCAGACCGGCATGAAACACTAAAGTAAGCCAGCGTCTGTCTTCTGTTTCATCCAAGTATTGATTCATGTGCTCCTGCTAAATGTGTAAGGGCAGGTTTTCACGTTGACAAGATTATGTGCTCAATTTagctttgttcttttacaggcAGTTGGAGGCACTTGACAAAGAACTCCAGCAACTCTCTCACATCAAGGAGAATGTGGATGCAAAGGTAAAACCCTCTGCGTACATTTATCATGTCATCTGTTCTTACCTCTGATGTTTTTCGATACTATTGACATTATTCTTTCCCTTTTGTCCCACTTAGTTGGAGTTAAGGAAGAAACAGTTTCATGTGCTACTCAGTACCATACAGGAGCTACAGCAGACTCTTGAGAGTGAGTACTTTTTATTATCAGTAGCTGTAGAGCAAACTAATCTGTAAACTTTAGGGGGAACTAGTAGGGGTCAACAGATTATTACGGTAGTCTAGCCAATTATCATATCTTATTCAGACccgattatttttacaattagcatcatcaatatatatatatattttttttttacagattcctaatacaaaatattaattttaaaatgtgcttctttTCTTTGATGCTTCCCTCTTTCTACATGTCAAATTTAATAGTCCATCAACACTAAagtgtaaatgtttaaaataatgtaaaacatgtaACAACACATTAACAAAGGCATTCCATTTTACTGCAAATCTGTTATTAGTCTCCTTGCTTAGTAATAATATCGGTGCTGGCtatgaaaaaaagtgaaaaaaatggtgTCAACCTTACCTAGCCAATCATTTTTATCTTTCCCAGATGATGAGAAATCAGACGATGACAACAATCAGGAGAGCCCCGCAGAGAATGGTGAATGAACACGAAGAGATCCTGACTGAAATAAATTGTGAACTGCTTTTAAATGATTAGGATTTTgtctaaaaatactttttttgtatgtatttttaaataaagctgacTTGTCCATATCTGTCTTGTTCGGTTTATT encodes the following:
- the thoc7 gene encoding THO complex subunit 7 homolog, encoding MGAVTDDEVIRKRLLIDGDGAGDDRKINVLLKSFTKWCNSPGTPEEGFTQYQRMLGTLAQCEFSMGKTLMVYDMNLREMENYEKIYSNIEQNIMSAHEKIAECKKEIQRAKRIRKNRQEYDALAKVIQQHPDRHETLKQLEALDKELQQLSHIKENVDAKLELRKKQFHVLLSTIQELQQTLENDEKSDDDNNQESPAENGE